The Bacteroidota bacterium genomic interval TTATTCTTGGCGTGGATTTTTCCGCGGTGGGTGAATTGACAACCCCCTGTGTCCCCCTTTGTTAAGGGGGAATCTTTCACAAGTGCATATGTTGCTCCCGAGATATTAATTTTTCCGGCTTCGCCTGATGATTCCATTCTGCTGGCAGTATTCACAGTATCTCCCCAAACATCGTAGGCGAATTTTTTATCGCCAACTACCCCGGCTGTAACAGGGCCCGAATGAATTCCCATTCGCAAACTCCATTTGCTATTCTGTTCTTTCATCCATGATTGAATTTCAATTCCGGCTTTTACAATTTCTTCTGCGTGATTTGAATTGGGAGTTGGAAGACCACTGTGACCTTTACTAAAATAACTATACAGTTGTGATTGGTTTTACTGGAATAGTTATACACTATTGTTTCGTTACACGGATATGGCTATACAATTTTTGTAAAAATACTGAAATAGCTATACACCCCTCACTAAGGTGGTTGGC includes:
- a CDS encoding adenylate/guanylate cyclase domain-containing protein, which gives rise to MYSYFSKGHSGLPTPNSNHAEEIVKAGIEIQSWMKEQNSKWSLRMGIHSGPVTAGVVGDKKFAYDVWGDTVNTASRMESSGEAGKINISGATYALVKDSPLTKGDTGGCQFTHRGKIHAKNKGEIEMYFVERSEMRSPKITLRI